In the Nerophis ophidion isolate RoL-2023_Sa linkage group LG19, RoL_Noph_v1.0, whole genome shotgun sequence genome, CCATTTTGTCTCTTTTACATGCCTCCAATTTCTATGTCTTCTTAATATGACaagtgggaaggtttgtgtcatgtttgtcctcaaacaaaaaacaaaaattgtatttttcccacgtctttttccattttcaatgcttttttaaaaatgctccagggagccaataAGGCTTCGCTAAAGAggtgcgggttgctgacccccgcgtTAGATGTTTAGCTTCCATGAGGGAGCCTAATTCCTGTAACTGACTGACTTGTGATTGACAGGCGAACAGATGTTGGATCTGCCGCCGGAGCTCTGGGTGTCCGTGTTCAGTTACCTGAGCACGGAGGAAAAGCATGCCGTCCGCTGCTGCTGCAGGGCCCTCAGGAAGCTCATCGACCACCCTTACCTGTGGAGGAGGCACATTGTGGTGCTGAAGGATCTCAGCCGCTACACCCCTGGCTTCTGGGACACCCTGCGCCACCGCAAGGTGACCCGGTTGGTTGTGTGGAAATTTAAGCATAAGGATTGGTGGATGCTCGCCAAGTTCCTCCCAACGCTCACCGCCGTCGTGTTCAAGTATGTAGGGTTTCACAAGAGGAATAACCTGGACCTGGACTACCTCATGCTGTTCTCAGACCTCAAGGACTTAGGCGTACGGAACACTGCCTTGTCTAAGCCCATGCTGGGCCCCAGCCTCATCGCCCGGCTGACAGGTCGTCTGACACACCTGAGCATATGCAACGTCAGCCTGAAGTGCATCATCGCCTTCTTTAAAGCTGTGTCGCGCCTGAGCAACCTGCAGTACCTGCTCTTCCACCACCCGGGAGAAGTGAGTCCTGTGCCCTGCCAATACTTGACCCACATGATGGTGCAGCTGAAGAAGCTCAAACACCTCTCATGGGGATTGAGGGGGCGGCCGCAGCAACCTGTGCCCGGCGACTGCCTGAGCGTCCCGGACCCTCGGCATCCAGGTAAACCCATCCTCATGTGAACAGTAGTTCCATGGGCCAGGCCGAGAGAAGCTTGTTATTGAGTTGCCTTCCTCAGGATCCCAGTACGACGGCCCAGCTCTCACCACCTTGGAGCTGGAGGTCTACCATAATACCATCCTGCCCGAGGTGGCCTTGTGGAGCCTGACCTCGCTCAGATCGCTGACGGTGCGCTACAGGTCCTTTCCAGATGACGTGAATTGTCGCCTGAACTCCTGGCTAAGTCCCATCAAGCACCTGGAGTCTTTCAGCATCTACGGTGAGTTGATGCTAGGAGGTAACTTGATGAAGATGCTATCTAAACACATGGTGGTAATGTACACTCCCTAGGCTTGTAGTGGCGGATGTACGCTCTTCGGTGACCACACTTAGTTTCATTATGTAATAAGTGCCTGATGAAGGATACACCTCTCTTTCACTTTTACTATGTCACTGTACACTCTGAATATAGCTACACGAATCATTTATGCAAAGAAGGTGCATTTGAGGTGTGTTGTGAAACAGAGTTGATGTGAAAAATAAGTGTTATACCGAATTCTGTGTGTATTTTTTGCGTGTTGGTATTGAAGTGATATCATTTTGGGGCGGTATGGCATAGtggggagagcggccgtgccagaaacctgaggtttgcaggttcgctccccgcctcttgacatccaaatcgctgccattgtgtccttgggcaaggcacttcactcttgcccccagtgccgctcacactggtgaatgaatgatgaatgattgaTAGGTGGTGGCCGGAggggcttccgtcagtctaccccagctgCCCtggggctacaaatgtagcttaccactactaggtgtgaatgaatgatggattcccacttctctgtgagcgctttgagtatctaatattAGAAAAGCGCAACatgaaatctaatccattattattgtaattattattattatttcccgATCTGCTTTTTACAGGAAGATATAGAGTTTTAtagtcattattacagtgaacaggttcaaagaacaacaaaattggagcaaatcctctaaggtgcatacacaatagtATAGtaatataaaaagtaaaaaatatttttaaaaacaatgcatAATAACGTATTTATatgtcagtgtttcccccagaaagtttgttagttaaggtggtgactctccagggggagggGACCGGGGAtgggggtgggtgtaaggatcagTGTATCTCGGCCTGTCACCATCACGtccccacctcgtcgctgccatcacagcctgggggggggcaatagactacagactgtggtgacgtaggccggcttcgtcgcgtgaagaagcctacaacttttgatTGTGTTTTACATTTGTTTAGCGTCTTGAACCGAAAGCGCAAATGCCGTTCCGTCGTGTGATGTGTTTCTCCTCGAATGTCTTTTTCATTCATTACTCcatgcaacgtttgtaagttttaagatataactaaaactatttaaACTTGCTATAGaacgtgctatcataatgtaatcagcatcattagcattagctaatatgctgacACGTTCACAAGTGTCTTAGAATTATTAACCTGCAATGGCatgctttttgtattgtttcagtttaacaaattcctcagtaaattcaccaaaacgtgaccgtggagttattgagtctgtttagctgattggagaacgCGCTTCCTCAGCTAGTGGGTCCACGATGATGACTTCAGTTTTTTTTGAttaaccgttttactgccgttttgcagacactgtttggaaacaattatggtatgttaatgaaaatgtacaaatatttatgcgtaaataactcatttcacaacgtatatatctgtcgtgtatagtccggtgcggctaatatatgaggAAAAAATGTCTTGCGGTGTGCTCCAAAGTCCGGAAAAAAcagtactgacaaaaaaaaagaaacccaAACATTTGTTTAAGCAACAGTATTGGTAGTAATAGCATTTCTAAcaatttgattattgtttttcatcttcaaaatgtattctttaaaaaaaaagattaattgttttaaaaatgtaatttggaTGTAAATGTAAGCACATGTATTACAAATGAAT is a window encoding:
- the LOC133538154 gene encoding uncharacterized protein LOC133538154 isoform X2 produces the protein MCEKGIAEYEEEVSRTKAEKERQRLLLDAVFQKLPAVLHRTGEQMLDLPPELWVSVFSYLSTEEKHAVRCCCRALRKLIDHPYLWRRHIVVLKDLSRYTPGFWDTLRHRKVTRLVVWKFKHKDWWMLAKFLPTLTAVVFKYVGFHKRNNLDLDYLMLFSDLKDLGVRNTALSKPMLGPSLIARLTGRLTHLSICNVSLKCIIAFFKAVSRLSNLQYLLFHHPGEVSPVPCQYLTHMMVQLKKLKHLSWGLRGRPQQPVPGDCLSVPDPRHPGSQYDGPALTTLELEVYHNTILPEVALWSLTSLRSLTVRYRSFPDDVNCRLNSWLSPIKHLESFSIYGINILAKYWTNIPASVTRLTLRVNIILNDLESIAAKIPSLEHLDINNKNESQQGSLCCCIAKLFPQLKTLRIRFHLQGRGLDLLSLHHLRYLERLELMDCSRVRKKYLKRTPCSIPSMQDIANNLRVMSADRITVVNIPSPQRNPLSDCCCVKEGD
- the LOC133538154 gene encoding uncharacterized protein LOC133538154 isoform X4, which encodes MSFATERNESNTREQMLDLPPELWVSVFSYLSTEEKHAVRCCCRALRKLIDHPYLWRRHIVVLKDLSRYTPGFWDTLRHRKVTRLVVWKFKHKDWWMLAKFLPTLTAVVFKYVGFHKRNNLDLDYLMLFSDLKDLGVRNTALSKPMLGPSLIARLTGRLTHLSICNVSLKCIIAFFKAVSRLSNLQYLLFHHPGEVSPVPCQYLTHMMVQLKKLKHLSWGLRGRPQQPVPGDCLSVPDPRHPGSQYDGPALTTLELEVYHNTILPEVALWSLTSLRSLTVRYRSFPDDVNCRLNSWLSPIKHLESFSIYGINILAKYWTNIPASVTRLTLRVNIILNDLESIAAKIPSLEHLDINNKNESQQGSLCCCIAKLFPQLKTLRIRFHLQGRGLDLLSLHHLRYLERLELMDCSRVRKKYLKRTPCSIPSMQDIANNLRVMSADRITVVNIPSPQRNPLSDCCCVKEGD
- the LOC133538154 gene encoding uncharacterized protein LOC133538154 isoform X5, whose product is MLDLPPELWVSVFSYLSTEEKHAVRCCCRALRKLIDHPYLWRRHIVVLKDLSRYTPGFWDTLRHRKVTRLVVWKFKHKDWWMLAKFLPTLTAVVFKYVGFHKRNNLDLDYLMLFSDLKDLGVRNTALSKPMLGPSLIARLTGRLTHLSICNVSLKCIIAFFKAVSRLSNLQYLLFHHPGEVSPVPCQYLTHMMVQLKKLKHLSWGLRGRPQQPVPGDCLSVPDPRHPGSQYDGPALTTLELEVYHNTILPEVALWSLTSLRSLTVRYRSFPDDVNCRLNSWLSPIKHLESFSIYGINILAKYWTNIPASVTRLTLRVNIILNDLESIAAKIPSLEHLDINNKNESQQGSLCCCIAKLFPQLKTLRIRFHLQGRGLDLLSLHHLRYLERLELMDCSRVRKKYLKRTPCSIPSMQDIANNLRVMSADRITVVNIPSPQRNPLSDCCCVKEGD